GGGCGAGGTCGTCGCCCGCGCCGGCGCCACCTTCCTCGCCCCGTCGGCCGACGCCGCCGGCGAGGTCTGGGCCGCGGCCGGGGAGCGGCCCGTCCCGCCGCCCGCCGAGAGCCTGCCCACCCCCGGTGAGCATCACGTGCCGTGGTTCGCCAGTGCGTCCGCGTGGTCCGACAACTTCGGCGACCACCAGAACGCCGGTCGCCACCAGACCTGGCAGACCGCAGTCCCGATCGTGTACGGCGAGGATTGCACGCCGTTCCAGGCGGTCGCCTCGATCGCCGACGCGACCAGCATGGTCACCAACTGGGGCAGCCGCGGCGTCGAGCACATCAACACCGACATCGACCTCGCCCTGTGCCGGCTGCCCGACAGCGTCCGCCTCGGGCTGCGAGCCACCGACCACGTCTCCAGCGACGGCATCGCCGTCGGTACGGCGGAGGTCTTCGACGCCACCGGCGTCCTCGGTACCGCGACCGTCACCTCGCTGGCCAACACCCGTCGTACGGTCGACCTGTCGGGCGGGGTCGAGCCGCGCGGCGCGGTCTGATCAACCAGCCTGGGTGTCGTCCACGACCTCGGCATCGACCGCGAGGTCGAAGTCGAACGTGAGCTCCTCGCGGTCGAGGTCGGCCAGCGCGGAGAACTCGCTCGAGGTGAGCGCCTTGGGCGTCTCCTCGATCTCGGTGGGCGCGGGGATGGTGGCCACCGGGTCGGCTGCGTTGAGCTTGCGGGCGGCGGGCAGGACGGAGCGCTCGAGGGAGCCGGTGAAGTTGTTGTAGTCCTTCACGCTGCGCTGGATGGAGCGCCCGAGCTTGTCGACGTGCTCGGAGAGCTTGAGGATGCGGCGGTAGAGGACCTGGCCGAGCTCGAACAGCACCTGGGCGTCCTCGGTGAGCGCCTCCTGCTTCCAGGTGAAGGCGACCGTCTTGAGCATGCCCCACAGGTTGGTGGGGGTGGCGAGCACGATGCCCTGCTTGAAGGCGTGCTCCATCAGCGACGGGTCGACCTCGAGGGCGGTGTTGAGGAGCTGCTCGTTGGGGATGAACGCGACGGTGAACTCGGGGCTGATCGCCAGGCCGGTCCAGTACCCCTTATGGGCGAGGGTGTCGACGTGGCCACGGACCTTGCGGGCGTGGTCCTCGAGCAGCCGCTGGCGCGCCTCGGGCTCGAGGCCCTCGCGCTGGGCGTCCATGAACGCGTTGTAGGGCACCTTGGCGTCGATCGCCATCTGCTTGCCGCCGGGCAGGTTGATGACCATGTCGGGGCGCCGGGCCCCGGAGTCGGCCTCGACGGAGTGCTGCAGCTCGAAGTCGACCCGGTTGAGCAGTCCGGCGGTCTCGACCAGGGTGCGCAGCTGGGTCTCGCCCCAGGCGCCGCGGACGGCGTTGTTCTTCAGGACCGAGGCGAGGGTGTCGGCGGCCTTGCGGGAGTCCTCGACCGAGCGCTGGGTGTGCTGGATCTGGGTGGCGAGCTCGGTGTGCTGGCGCACCCGGGCCTTCTCGAGCTCGTCGACCTTCTGCTGCATGGAGCGCAGGTGCTCGACGACCGGGGTGAGGGTCTTGAGGACCTGGGTCTGGCCGGACTCGCCGCGCTCGCGCTCCTGCTGGGCCTGGCGCTGCTGCTCGACCAGGGTGCGATAGCGGGCGCGGGCGTCGTCGACGGCGTCAC
The genomic region above belongs to Nocardioides sp. QY071 and contains:
- a CDS encoding DNA recombination protein RmuC; this encodes MAILLALLVGLLLGAGVGWMVRQSTLPTVPEVAPGEAPEVVAARHEAALGELRHEIERVRLQGESAAAEARAEEAAARAAVQAELTGALATVDELRDAVDDARARYRTLVEQQRQAQQERERGESGQTQVLKTLTPVVEHLRSMQQKVDELEKARVRQHTELATQIQHTQRSVEDSRKAADTLASVLKNNAVRGAWGETQLRTLVETAGLLNRVDFELQHSVEADSGARRPDMVINLPGGKQMAIDAKVPYNAFMDAQREGLEPEARQRLLEDHARKVRGHVDTLAHKGYWTGLAISPEFTVAFIPNEQLLNTALEVDPSLMEHAFKQGIVLATPTNLWGMLKTVAFTWKQEALTEDAQVLFELGQVLYRRILKLSEHVDKLGRSIQRSVKDYNNFTGSLERSVLPAARKLNAADPVATIPAPTEIEETPKALTSSEFSALADLDREELTFDFDLAVDAEVVDDTQAG
- a CDS encoding thioesterase family protein; this translates as MNENTFQFAWFQQSTAGFDPLPLAQSLWRDDQMHGVAVSGLLARALERAAAEAGRTGLVPARYHVDLFRPARMITTTASATIVREGPRLVLLDAVVEQEGEVVARAGATFLAPSADAAGEVWAAAGERPVPPPAESLPTPGEHHVPWFASASAWSDNFGDHQNAGRHQTWQTAVPIVYGEDCTPFQAVASIADATSMVTNWGSRGVEHINTDIDLALCRLPDSVRLGLRATDHVSSDGIAVGTAEVFDATGVLGTATVTSLANTRRTVDLSGGVEPRGAV